From the genome of Carboxydocella sporoproducens DSM 16521, one region includes:
- the gatA gene encoding Asp-tRNA(Asn)/Glu-tRNA(Gln) amidotransferase subunit GatA, which translates to MSLHTLTVEQASQMLARKEISSVELTRAILDRIEQVDNQVQAFVTVTREQALAQAEEIDRRRQQGEELGPLAGIPFALKDNMCTRGIRTTCSSKILHNFIPPYNATVWDKLQAAGAVLVGKTNLDEFAMGSSTENSGFFPTHNPYDLERVPGGSSGGSAAAVAAGEALFSLGSDTGGSIRQPAAFCGLVGLKPTYGLVSRYGLIAFASSLDQIGPFARTVRDCALITQTIAGHDPKDSTSAGLPVPDYLQALEGGVKGLKVGVPREYYQVEGIQPEIRAAVEKTIKALEDLGAEVGECSLPHTRYALATYYLIAPAEASSNLARYDGVQYGLRVEGEDIVEMYKKTRSQGFGPEVKRRIMLGTYALSSGYYDAYYLKALKVRTLIKQDFDQAFARFDVLLSPTTPTVAFKFGEKAADPISMYLSDIFTMSSNLAGIPAISIPVGLTDGLPVGVQFMGKAFDEATLFRVSYAVEQALLPAPLYPQL; encoded by the coding sequence TTGAGTTTACATACATTGACGGTGGAACAGGCCAGTCAAATGCTGGCCAGGAAAGAAATCAGCAGTGTGGAGCTGACCCGGGCCATACTGGACAGGATTGAGCAGGTGGACAATCAGGTCCAGGCCTTTGTCACTGTTACCAGAGAACAGGCTCTGGCCCAGGCGGAGGAAATTGACCGCAGACGGCAACAGGGGGAAGAACTGGGACCGCTGGCCGGGATTCCCTTTGCTCTCAAGGACAATATGTGTACCAGAGGGATTCGCACTACCTGCTCGTCTAAAATATTACATAATTTCATTCCCCCCTACAATGCCACAGTCTGGGACAAGCTGCAGGCAGCCGGGGCGGTTCTGGTGGGCAAAACCAACCTGGATGAGTTCGCTATGGGTTCATCCACGGAGAATTCAGGCTTTTTCCCTACCCATAACCCCTATGACCTGGAGCGGGTGCCCGGAGGGTCTTCCGGGGGTTCGGCTGCAGCAGTGGCAGCCGGGGAGGCGCTGTTTTCCCTGGGTTCCGATACCGGGGGCTCTATTCGCCAGCCGGCGGCTTTTTGCGGGCTGGTAGGATTAAAGCCTACTTATGGCCTGGTTTCCCGCTATGGCCTGATCGCTTTTGCTTCCAGTCTGGATCAGATCGGTCCTTTTGCCCGTACGGTACGGGATTGTGCCCTGATTACCCAGACCATTGCCGGCCACGACCCCAAAGACTCCACTTCGGCAGGCTTGCCTGTGCCTGACTATCTGCAGGCTTTAGAAGGCGGGGTCAAAGGGCTGAAAGTAGGGGTACCGAGGGAATATTACCAGGTAGAAGGTATTCAGCCGGAAATTCGGGCCGCAGTGGAGAAGACCATCAAGGCTCTTGAAGATCTGGGGGCAGAGGTAGGGGAATGTTCTTTGCCCCATACCAGGTATGCTCTGGCAACCTATTACCTGATTGCCCCGGCGGAAGCCAGCTCCAACCTGGCCCGTTATGATGGCGTGCAATACGGCCTCAGGGTTGAAGGGGAAGACATCGTGGAGATGTACAAAAAGACCCGCAGTCAGGGATTTGGCCCGGAAGTCAAGCGTCGCATCATGCTGGGGACTTATGCATTGAGTTCCGGCTACTATGATGCCTATTATCTCAAAGCTTTAAAGGTACGGACCTTAATTAAACAGGATTTTGACCAGGCGTTTGCCCGGTTTGATGTATTGCTTTCACCTACCACTCCGACGGTAGCTTTCAAATTCGGGGAAAAGGCTGCCGATCCCATCTCCATGTATCTGTCCGATATCTTTACCATGTCCTCCAACCTGGCAGGGATTCCGGCTATCAGCATCCCGGTAGGGCTGACAGATGGCTTGCCAGTGGGGGTACAATTTATGGGCAAGGCCTTTGACGAAGCCACCCTGTTCCGGGTCAGCTATGCAGTGGAACAGGCCTTGTTGCCGGCCCCATTGTATCCCCAACTGTAA
- a CDS encoding YkgJ family cysteine cluster protein encodes MKVEIFPAEIKGNQGYDLRILDPSATIADYLQAINEFIENGPSRRTRAPVRQCKGCDLCCYERIPLTYIDVLVLYRHLHGQYPAPAQLLSFLNSHAYIYVQGRAVDISLARDEQGACIFLDQTTGTCRVYQARPLVCQTYLCSPAGKNFTRLRNTIVNLGEDELVRQWLLATQACGAELYFHEGWQPRVRLSDWDPGPFAEKKDYGEVILSQFLERR; translated from the coding sequence ATGAAAGTTGAAATTTTTCCAGCAGAAATCAAAGGCAACCAGGGCTATGACCTGCGCATCCTGGACCCTTCTGCCACGATAGCAGACTATTTACAGGCGATTAATGAATTCATCGAAAATGGTCCGTCCCGGCGGACCAGAGCCCCTGTGCGGCAATGTAAAGGCTGTGACCTCTGTTGTTATGAGCGAATCCCGCTAACCTATATTGACGTTCTTGTATTATACCGCCATCTCCATGGCCAGTACCCTGCTCCTGCCCAGCTGCTCTCTTTTCTCAACAGCCATGCTTACATTTATGTCCAGGGCAGGGCGGTGGATATCAGTCTGGCTAGAGACGAACAGGGCGCCTGTATCTTTCTGGATCAAACTACCGGCACCTGCCGGGTTTATCAGGCCCGGCCGCTGGTTTGTCAAACCTATCTCTGTTCCCCGGCGGGCAAAAACTTTACCAGGCTGCGCAATACTATCGTCAATCTGGGAGAAGATGAACTGGTCCGACAGTGGCTGCTGGCTACACAAGCCTGCGGAGCCGAACTTTACTTTCACGAAGGCTGGCAGCCCCGGGTCAGGCTGTCTGACTGGGATCCGGGGCCTTTTGCTGAGAAAAAGGATTATGGCGAAGTGATTTTAAGTCAGTTTCTAGAAAGGAGATAA
- the gatC gene encoding Asp-tRNA(Asn)/Glu-tRNA(Gln) amidotransferase subunit GatC: MITKQDVEHVAMLARLELTEEEKEMFTQQLNAILEYADQLKQLDTSEIPPTAHAIPMQNVFRDDEVKPGLSNEEAVAAAPEAEDGFFKVPKIV, translated from the coding sequence ATGATCACCAAACAGGATGTCGAACACGTCGCCATGCTGGCCCGTTTGGAGCTGACTGAAGAAGAAAAAGAGATGTTTACCCAGCAGCTCAATGCTATTTTAGAATATGCTGACCAGTTGAAGCAACTGGATACCAGTGAGATTCCTCCCACTGCCCACGCTATTCCCATGCAAAATGTCTTCCGGGATGATGAGGTCAAGCCCGGTTTAAGCAATGAGGAGGCTGTGGCTGCTGCGCCGGAAGCAGAAGATGGCTTCTTTAAAGTGCCGAAAATAGTCTAA